The genomic stretch GAGGGGGGAGAGAGAATTTTAGCTGTTTCTTATGGTAGTGGGGCGGGAAGTGATGCCTTTGATATAACAGTAACAAATAGAATAAAAGATGTTAAAGATAAAGCCCAAAGAACTTCCTATTATATAGAAAGAAAAGAATACATTGATTATGCAATATATGCCAAATTTAGAAGGAAAATTAGAATGTAAATAATAATTCAAAATTAAAATTTAATCTTTTAAAATAAAATTGGGTGGAATAATGAGAGATGTGGCTATTATTGGTTATGGTCAAACAAAGTTTGGTGAATTGTGGGAAAGAAGTTTTAGAAGTTTAATTGTTGAGGCAGGAGTTAAGGCTGTAGAATCTGCTGGAATTGATGGAAAGGATATTGATGAAATGTATGTTGGAAATATGAGTGCTGGTTTGTTCGTTGGGCAAGAACATATTGCTTCATTGATTGCTGAACACGCTGGTTTAAATCCAATTCCAGCAACAAGAGTTGAGGCGGCATGTGCATCTGGTAGTTTAGCATTGAGGCAGGCAGTGTTAAATATAGCAAGTGGTTACAGTGATATTGTCTTAGTTGGTGGAGTAGAAAAAATGACTGATGTTGTTGATGCTACATCAGCAATATCTTCTGCCTCAGATCAAGAGTGGGAGGCATTGTTTGGAGCGACATTTCCATCACTTTATGCTATGATGGCTCAAAGATACATGTATGAATATGGTTTAACAATGGAAGAACTTTCCATGTGGAGCGTAATTATGCACGAAAATGCTTCAAAAAATAAATATGCTCAATTTCCATTTAAGGTTACTTTAGAGCAGGTTATGAATTCATCTCCAGTTGCCGAGCCTTTGAGATTACTACATTGCTCTCCAGTTTCAGATGGGGCCGCGGCATTGATATTATGTGAGGCAGAAAAGGCAAAAGAATTTGTAAGTAGTGATGATATAATATATATTAAAGCAAGTGCCCAAGCATCAGACACTATTGCCTTACATAGTAGAGAAGATATTACAAGTTTAAAAGCCGCAAGAGTTGCAAGTGAAAATGCATATAAGATGGCAAAGATTGAGCCAAAAGACATTGATGTCGCTGAAATTCACGATTGTTTTGCTATAAATGGTTTAATTTTAATGGAGGAATTAGGATTTTGTAAAAAAGGAGAGGCGGGAAAAATAGTTTATGAAGAAAAAATAGCAATTGATTATGATGAGTTTCCAACAATAAACCCAAGTGGTGGATTAAAAGCCGCTGGGCATGCATTAGGGGCTACAGGAATTAGACAGGTTGGAGAAATTTATTGGCAGTTGAAGGGAGATAAGGAGGTTAAAGATAGACAGGTTGAAATTAAAAATGGATATGGAATTACTGCAAATGTTGGAGGTACTGGAGGAACAGTTTGTATCCATATACTTTCAGATAAGAAATAATAGAGGGAAATTATGGATAAATTTTTAAAACTATTGATTAAATCCTTTGCATTATTTATTGGATTTGTTATATTGGATTTTATAGTAGAATATTACTTCATTGATGGATTGACAATACTATTGTGGGTTTCTGCAATAATATTTGCATGCCTCTGTATAGTTTTTGGTTTAATATACGAAAAAATTAAAATAAATATTTCATATTTACCATTTAATAAAGAAAATAAGAATGTGAGAAATTGATAGAAAAATATTGTCCCTTTATAAAGGATATATGTAAAAAAGACCGTTGTGTGATGTGGATAGGAGGAGAGTGTAGATTAATATTATTAATAGATTTATTAATTTCTTCAAAGATTAATGAACTTTATGCATATGAAAATGGAACTATTGATATAGATGTTGAAGAAAACCAAGATGCGAGTTGATGAGTTATGTGCAGTTGCAACTTATACTTTAATGATGAGTTAGTTATGGAAGATGTTATTATTGTAGAAAAAGAAGGAGATAAGGTTATAGCAATTGACATATTTGGAGAAAAAAAAGAATTCGTTGGAGATATTGTAAAAGTTGATTTAAATAACAATAAAATTTTTATCAGGGGATAAATATGGTAGTAAGAAGTTGGAGGCATATAAAAGAGAGATACAACTTAATTGGAGTAAGATGTAAAAATTGCGGAACAATATATTTCCCAACAAGAGAAATTTGTCCAAAGTGTAGGAGAAAAACAGAGTTTGAAGAAATAAAATTAAGTGGTAAGGGGAAGGTTTATACATACTCAATTGTTCATGTAGCCCCTAAGGACTTTGAAAAACAAACTCCCTATGTAATAGCAATTGTTGAATTAGAGGAAGGACCAAGAATTACTGGGCAAATAGTAGATTGCAAGCCAGAGGATGTATATATAGGTATGCCAGTAGAGGCAGTATTTAGAAGAATCAAAGAAGATGGAGACGATGGAGTTATAACCTATGGATACAAATTTAAACCTATTGAGAATTAAAACCTTTAAATAAATCTTTTATAGTAGGTAGTTTGTATTTTTATTGTATTGTATGTTTGTTTATGTTTGTTAAAGACTATAATATACTATAGAAATGGAAAACTGTTTGAAAATTAACTTTAGTATTTATTGTGATATTATGTTAAGTATAGCAACAAAACTAAGCCAAATTAACCAAAATACATTAATTGAATTAAACAATAACATATATAAGTTCTTTGATTATCATGTTATAGACGCTGAAAAGACACCACTAACAGATGAGAATATTTTAGAAAATTTAAAAAATGCTGTTTTAACTGTGCAGAGTAAAAGAAAGGATGTTTTTGAGTTATTAGATTTATATACCTCATATAATTTTGATATATGTGTTGTTCTTGGAAATAAATCTTATTTGTCAGATGAAGAAAGAAGATATAAAAAATCAAGGATTTTAGATGTTATAAATAAATGCTTAAAAATAAAAGATAGCCTATGGGTTGGAACTGAAGGTATAGAAGATATTGTAAAACAAGTTATAGAGGAGAATGATTTAATTGCCTTCTATCTTTATGGTTGTGAGTGTAATATAAATGCAAAAAAAGCTATATATTTGCCATTTGCAAATGAGATAAATGAAGATGTTTTAAAATCTATGGAAAATTACTTAAAAAGAAGGAAAAATTATAATGGAAATTGGCAAGATTATCTAATTTCTTTAAAAAATATAAAAAAGGATTTCATAAAAAATATAAAAAGAAAAAATGACATAATTGTAGGTTATCCTATAAAACTTCAAATTGAAGAAATTAAGTGTTTTAAAGAGGTATTTGGAGAATAATCATTAAATCATAAAAATCTAAAACTAAAAACAAAATATATTAAATATTTCTCACTTGGCTAATGTAAATCTTACATCATCATCTCCAACATCGAATAATCCCAATCTAACTCCTGCATCTATCCAACCATAGGCATAATTTAAAGAGGCAAAAGCAGTTACATAATCTCCCTTTTCTTTAAAAACCTTTGCATCTTCAAAATAACTTTCAATCATCAATAAAAAATCTTTAGCAACATCATATAAAAGACTTCTTTTTGGTGGCAGTCCTTTTTTAATAATTTTTATTGCCTCTTCAGTTCTTTTAAAATAATTTTCTAATTTTTCCTCAGTAATCTCTTTTATCATTATTTTTCACCATTAAAATATTATATTAATTAATTATTCGTCTTCCTCGTAAATAAATATATCTTCAATCTTAACTCCAAAAAATTTTGCTATTTTAAATGCTAATTTTAAAGATGGGCAGTACTTTCCTTTTTCTATAGCTATAATCGTTTGCCTACTAACCCCCAATCTTTTTGCTAAGTCCTCCTGAGTTAGATTATGTAAAACTCTGTAATATTTTAATTTATTTTTCATTTTTTCACTATAAGAACTTTTTAAATGTATAGAATTGCAAAATTAAGAGATTTACAGTCATTATTAATCCCAATGTTGTAAGAAAATCAAAAATATCAGTCAAAAT from Methanocaldococcus lauensis encodes the following:
- a CDS encoding thiolase domain-containing protein, with translation MRDVAIIGYGQTKFGELWERSFRSLIVEAGVKAVESAGIDGKDIDEMYVGNMSAGLFVGQEHIASLIAEHAGLNPIPATRVEAACASGSLALRQAVLNIASGYSDIVLVGGVEKMTDVVDATSAISSASDQEWEALFGATFPSLYAMMAQRYMYEYGLTMEELSMWSVIMHENASKNKYAQFPFKVTLEQVMNSSPVAEPLRLLHCSPVSDGAAALILCEAEKAKEFVSSDDIIYIKASAQASDTIALHSREDITSLKAARVASENAYKMAKIEPKDIDVAEIHDCFAINGLILMEELGFCKKGEAGKIVYEEKIAIDYDEFPTINPSGGLKAAGHALGATGIRQVGEIYWQLKGDKEVKDRQVEIKNGYGITANVGGTGGTVCIHILSDKK
- a CDS encoding CooT family nickel-binding protein, whose amino-acid sequence is MCSCNLYFNDELVMEDVIIVEKEGDKVIAIDIFGEKKEFVGDIVKVDLNNNKIFIRG
- a CDS encoding Zn-ribbon domain-containing OB-fold protein: MVVRSWRHIKERYNLIGVRCKNCGTIYFPTREICPKCRRKTEFEEIKLSGKGKVYTYSIVHVAPKDFEKQTPYVIAIVELEEGPRITGQIVDCKPEDVYIGMPVEAVFRRIKEDGDDGVITYGYKFKPIEN
- a CDS encoding DUF357 domain-containing protein — its product is MIKEITEEKLENYFKRTEEAIKIIKKGLPPKRSLLYDVAKDFLLMIESYFEDAKVFKEKGDYVTAFASLNYAYGWIDAGVRLGLFDVGDDDVRFTLAK
- a CDS encoding helix-turn-helix transcriptional regulator yields the protein MKNKLKYYRVLHNLTQEDLAKRLGVSRQTIIAIEKGKYCPSLKLAFKIAKFFGVKIEDIFIYEEDE